aaaaaaaaaagtgtctgTAGACAATATTTcgaatgaaaaataaataaatcaataacCCCTATCCAAAAGGACTAGGGAGGGGATGATTGGTGAGTTGGGATCCTTCATCCGTTCTAGATTATGATAGCTTTTTTACATAGTTTTTCCACTCTAAGATCAACACTTAGAGGGGAAActaatcttcttctttttttccccctcctACCCTTTCATCCCTTCTCACACCCTTCATATTTTTATCTGTTCCATCTATAATTTGAACACCGAATTTGATAGTAAAGAGAACTACAATAGTCCTCTCTTGGCCACCGATCACGAGAAACTAATTTATTGTTCCTTACATCTGTTAAATTGCTTGATTTGACTTATTCGTTTTTTTGAAAGTATCTACCTAGTTATTTTGGTGCTTTGTGTTAGGGAATCAAGATGAATCATGGCTGGTTCTAGAACTCGAAGGTGATAGGCTTGAAAGGGCAATTGCCTGTTCTATAATGCAGTCGTGACTCTAAATAATGCAGACAAGAAAACTCAATAGATATGAAATGATCTTGTGACCATGTCAGCAAATAATACCGCAGAATAGAAACCGGCAAAACCATAAGGCTCTCCTGGTGGTCGTGGCCAGTGGCCACCAGCCCTGTGAGTTGCCGGTTTACTTCTTTTTCTACAAATTAGTTAATTGAACAAGATTAGTGGAGTGGATGCActttatatttttctatgttgaaaattatttccttTTTGCTACAATCAAATCAACAAAGATTGTCCTACCTATACTTTTATATCATAATATTAGTAAACGAAAATAAATAGGTCAATGTTATTGGCgcggtatttttttttttttttaatatcaatctattttttttatgtgattttGCAAAAAACTACAAAAGAGATAAAAGTGTCATTAACAATGCTTAAATACGGATTAATAACCTTTACAATTGCAGTGGTAATAGCATATGTAGTCACTATCAAAACAAAATATAGGCACTAAACTTATCAATTGATAATCAATACATattagcttctttttttttataactcgAAACATATCCGACGCGAAACCTTTGGACCGAGCCGGCACACCAAACTGGAGAGGGAACGTCGCAGTCCACGCAACGTTTTTCCGGGCGAGTCACAAATATATTAGTTTTTCCAAGTGAGATTTGTTGTAACTAGGCAATATTAAAAGCCGCCGTGCTCTCGTCACTTTGTCAAATGTCCAAACCAAAAACAATACTAAgttagcaatttgcaagtaatTAATCAAGTATCCCGAAAGCAAATTTAGGATTATAAATTAGTCCTTCTAATTACCGAATCTAAGCAAATCAAATCCAGTTCGGTGGACTTTGTATTACTGGTATTGCTCAATATCCCAAAAAGTATGAAAATAGAGAAAAATCCattaaaatttctattttcTGTAATCAAATCTCAAAACTATATAGTCCAAGTCAAGCTGATCTAAACTTTCCATCTCCTCCATTCAATTGATGAAGAAAGGTGGAAATTTGccagaatttgaagaaaaagaaagagagaggacAATTGTTAAAAGTATGAATAAACATCAATTACAAGCAATCAAAACATCACGAATTAAAGCCACAAAGCCCCAGCCTTTTTCAAAATAGGGGTCAGCTCCCCAGTAATATGAGTAGCCATAATCCGATCCAAACCTCCGAACAACTGACCACCGATAAACACCGCCGGAAACTGCACCCGGCCACGATCTTTATCATCTCCGCCGCCGCCGTTGATCCTCTCCAGCTCCTTGATCACCTCATTTTCGTCCTCATCATCAACCTCGTACACCGGAGGATTCACACCAAGGCCTTGTAACAAACGTTTAACGACATGGCTCATGCAACAGCCGCGCTTCCCAAACACGATCACAGCGTTTTCTTTGATCGTATCCTTCAACTCCGCCTTCGAACTCTTGAGATAATGAAATGATGAAGCAGAATTACCATTGCTGGTGGCTTTACCGATTGAAAGGCTTAAAAGGCTTTCTTTTCTTGGCATTGGTAGCCATGTTTTGTATGGAAGTGCTTCTTGCATGGCTTTTTCTCGGTAGTGTGTGTACCTGAGCGTGCGGTGGTGtgtgttttggaagaaatctatGATAGTACTATGATAGGATTGTGAGAATGCTTGTGTTCAAGGAATACATGGAAGTTCTTGCTTTATATATACATCAGGAAATGGAGATGCCCGGAATCGGATCGGGTTTGGTTTTTTAGTTTCTCTTGGGTGGGTGTTTGGAGTGGGGAGGGGTGCTTTGTGGTTGGTTCGGCTGGGGTGGGGTATGTGAGTGCTGAGGTGGGGGGAGGTGACTTGAAAGAGTCCAACGTCAACGGCAGTTACGCTTTCTTACGCGTTACATAGGTTGTGGCTTACGTTTCATTATCTCAcaagcaattttttttcttttttttttcttttattgggTAAATTATACAAACGGTCTTGAAGGTTTCCGAAATTATGAAAGAATCCCTAAGGTTCTAAGAACTATTAAGGTCTTACCATGTAAACATTCATCGActcgtttttgtttttgtttatcATTACATATTACTTTAACTCCGAGTGATCATGGGCTACACTTTCCATTAAGGTACAAGAAGGGCATTAAGTAGTCTATTAGCAAACATTTTATGTTGACATCCAAAGTAATGGAAGATTATATAGCGTAATGACTTCGTTTAAAAAAAACTGTGAAATCCCATTTCTAACTCTATGAGATTCATCAAAAATTGTACTTAGTACATGCAAAAGTTATGGTTAGCTGAAACATCGTGTAATTCTATCAATAATACGGTCAAATTATCACTCTCTTAAACTAACTACTTTCGTCAATTTTTTGTAAGTGTTTCTTATTTCGACTTTCAAACCATCAGTTTGAAAGGTATTACCAAATGGAGTAACTGGAATTGGTAAGAAGCATTAAGATTGTGACTTTAAGAAGTTAAATAGGAGGTGATTGCAATTGTAGGAAAGCTTAGGAAGGTTAGTATAATTTGCATGTTTCCTTGTCTAGCGTATCAATCCATCATTGGTTATCCCATGAGCAACGTCCCACTGATTAGGATATTCCAGCCTCACCACCTCATCTAAAATGGGATTTTGTATTAAATGTAGACTTTATTTGTACATTGCAATGGAGTCGGGCCAAAGCCGAGCTGCTTGGGT
The DNA window shown above is from Coffea arabica cultivar ET-39 chromosome 5e, Coffea Arabica ET-39 HiFi, whole genome shotgun sequence and carries:
- the LOC113743707 gene encoding glutaredoxin-C9, whose protein sequence is MQEALPYKTWLPMPRKESLLSLSIGKATSNGNSASSFHYLKSSKAELKDTIKENAVIVFGKRGCCMSHVVKRLLQGLGVNPPVYEVDDEDENEVIKELERINGGGGDDKDRGRVQFPAVFIGGQLFGGLDRIMATHITGELTPILKKAGALWL